One stretch of Borrelia maritima DNA includes these proteins:
- a CDS encoding DUF685 domain-containing protein → MNTNEPQESVQIKDLNRKTKVNQSDLIPIDDIVEDTYAITYKNLLEEIQNDTFYNSEFQSFKKAIKDVISKELLKNKEYIKNTYIKVISKLLGLSEPLESIDLTMFLERLNLLLFQA, encoded by the coding sequence ATGAATACCAACGAACCGCAAGAAAGTGTGCAAATAAAAGATTTAAACAGAAAAACAAAAGTTAATCAAAGTGATCTTATTCCTATTGATGACATAGTAGAAGATACTTATGCAATCACATATAAAAATCTCCTGGAAGAAATACAAAACGATACATTTTACAACAGCGAATTTCAAAGCTTTAAAAAAGCAATAAAAGACGTAATTAGCAAGGAGCTTTTAAAAAATAAAGAATATATAAAAAACACTTACATTAAAGTAATCTCTAAGCTTTTAGGACTAAGCGAACCACTTGAAAGCATAGATTTGACAATGTTTTTAGA
- a CDS encoding BBA07 family lipoprotein, with protein sequence MKNILLFVVLLFFSCKEFNYPDLSRRSSKLLNSSSGASSNELKTSFVDSLNDNQKEALFFLKQVVLDSNPDKFNQIFNVNEEKVKEMLATVVKCLQAKRKAKISLENSNAANVANVKQQLLQVEKTYIENLRQSFITAKSIEEACTLVKNYDISVSF encoded by the coding sequence ATGAAAAATATTTTATTATTTGTTGTTTTATTATTCTTTTCTTGTAAAGAATTTAATTATCCTGATCTTAGTAGGAGGTCTTCAAAGCTTTTAAATTCTTCTAGTGGTGCATCAAGCAATGAACTTAAAACTTCTTTTGTAGATTCATTAAATGATAACCAAAAAGAAGCTTTGTTTTTTCTTAAACAAGTGGTTCTTGATAGCAATCCTGATAAGTTTAATCAAATTTTTAATGTTAATGAAGAGAAAGTAAAAGAAATGCTTGCTACTGTTGTTAAGTGTTTACAAGCTAAAAGAAAGGCCAAAATATCTCTTGAGAATTCAAATGCTGCAAATGTTGCTAATGTTAAGCAGCAGTTGTTACAGGTTGAAAAAACTTACATAGAGAATTTGAGACAATCTTTTATTACTGCTAAAAGCATTGAGGAGGCTTGTACTCTTGTTAAAAACTATGATATATCTGTTTCGTTTTAA
- a CDS encoding GPW/gp25 family protein: protein MEIKIDEKFNIVFNNDLKLIENIEEQKQRLFLYLKTPKGRFKENPSYGFDYNFYSKLCKANKLESIKNFFKPFKRT, encoded by the coding sequence ATGGAAATTAAAATTGATGAAAAATTTAATATAGTATTTAACAATGATCTTAAATTAATAGAAAACATTGAAGAACAAAAACAGAGATTATTCCTTTACCTTAAGACACCAAAAGGCAGATTTAAGGAAAATCCAAGTTACGGATTTGACTACAACTTTTACTCTAAGCTTTGCAAAGCCAATAAACTAGAATCTATTAAAAATTTTTTCAAACCTTTCAAAAGAACTTAA
- a CDS encoding DUF276 domain-containing protein (DUF276 is restricted to Borreliella and related spirochetes.), with protein sequence MSIIFDKNLGILEKTIEEIQNEKKHILRTKYGINIKENSIYDIINFPSQVLINKY encoded by the coding sequence ATGAGTATAATTTTTGATAAAAACTTAGGAATATTAGAAAAAACAATAGAAGAAATTCAAAATGAAAAAAAACATATTTTGAGAACAAAATATGGCATAAACATTAAAGAAAATTCAATTTACGACATAATTAACTTTCCAAGCCAAGTATTGATAAATAAATATTAG
- a CDS encoding S2/P23 family protein yields MKRVIVSVVVLILGCNLDDNSKMERESSGRLFGESGPDGVDQKKRDLGTLNFRRFSDDSSLASDFQNYETLKALENKNKFIDYNQIELLEGIKSINTFFWPVYVRWIKIKARDLLNESGNFIKELKGIKYSYLVSPVDGNYISYAMPLIIFETTDESDPFYSVSGFKLINKGSDINFNENKGKFFGGLPMSEKSVELGLVTAYPFGSSDAKKVVEAFTSLYNNGIWIDMIAEISIKSKQYPKNEKVYRISLDSKLFNVTMKKIIEKYPKIKSASPAFNSLIN; encoded by the coding sequence TTGAAAAGAGTCATTGTATCTGTTGTGGTTTTAATTCTAGGTTGTAATTTAGATGATAATTCAAAAATGGAGAGAGAAAGTAGTGGTAGGCTTTTTGGAGAAAGTGGACCTGATGGGGTAGATCAAAAAAAAAGAGATCTAGGCACATTAAATTTTAGGCGATTTTCAGATGATTCTAGCTTGGCCTCCGATTTTCAAAATTATGAGACTTTAAAAGCGCTTGAAAATAAAAATAAATTTATTGATTACAATCAAATAGAGCTTTTGGAAGGAATAAAATCAATAAATACTTTTTTTTGGCCGGTTTACGTTCGTTGGATCAAAATTAAAGCTAGAGATTTGTTGAATGAGAGTGGAAATTTTATTAAGGAGCTTAAGGGGATTAAATATTCTTATCTTGTTTCTCCTGTTGACGGAAACTACATTTCTTATGCTATGCCTTTAATAATTTTTGAAACTACTGATGAGAGTGATCCGTTTTATTCTGTTTCTGGATTTAAATTGATAAACAAGGGAAGCGATATAAATTTTAATGAAAATAAGGGCAAATTTTTTGGGGGACTTCCAATGTCTGAAAAATCAGTTGAGCTTGGACTTGTAACCGCATATCCTTTTGGCTCTAGTGATGCTAAAAAAGTGGTTGAGGCTTTTACTTCTCTTTATAATAATGGAATTTGGATCGATATGATTGCTGAGATTAGCATTAAATCTAAGCAATATCCAAAAAATGAAAAAGTTTACAGAATTTCACTTGATTCTAAGCTTTTTAATGTTACTATGAAAAAAATAATTGAAAAATATCCTAAGATAAAAAGTGCAAGTCCTGCATTTAATTCTTTGATTAACTAA